In Colwellia sp. PAMC 20917, a single genomic region encodes these proteins:
- the nrdR gene encoding transcriptional regulator NrdR, which yields MYCPFCRALDTKVIDSRLVSDGHQVRRRRECLACHERYTTFETAELVMPRIIKNDGSREPFNEDKMRNGLVRALEKRPVSVEQVELSINKVKSKLRATGEREVSSELLGNIIMEQLKELDKVAYVRFASVYRSFEDIREFSEEIARLGNEK from the coding sequence ATGTATTGTCCTTTTTGTCGAGCCTTAGATACCAAAGTCATTGACTCTCGTTTGGTCTCTGACGGTCATCAAGTTCGCCGTCGCCGCGAATGTCTAGCCTGTCATGAGCGCTACACTACCTTTGAAACTGCTGAGTTAGTTATGCCACGTATTATTAAAAATGATGGTTCACGTGAGCCTTTCAATGAAGATAAAATGCGTAATGGTTTAGTGCGAGCACTCGAAAAACGTCCGGTAAGTGTCGAACAAGTCGAACTATCCATTAATAAAGTCAAATCAAAGCTACGTGCCACGGGTGAGCGAGAAGTATCGAGTGAGTTGCTTGGTAATATCATTATGGAGCAATTAAAAGAATTAGATAAAGTCGCTTATGTGCGTTTTGCCTCGGTTTATCGCTCTTTTGAAGATATTCGCGAATTTAGTGAAGAAATTGCGCGCTTAGGTAATGAAAAGTAG